In one window of Tachypleus tridentatus isolate NWPU-2018 chromosome 2, ASM421037v1, whole genome shotgun sequence DNA:
- the LOC143244857 gene encoding centromere protein C-like isoform X2 has product MKLANHEVKHKDISYRRSHTFVNKMKQIALKEKTVSVVVQNTKTLAWEGPSGSPVEGKDPLKLCKSIELPNYCMGILVIAPLKEKHFQYVLTCSLFFVVVYGKVELHVHKSSWIIETDDSFIVPLGNAYSLKNLSHEKTKLIFFGIKRNPPIGEMVV; this is encoded by the exons ATATAAGTTATCGAAGAAGTCACacatttgtaaacaaaatgaagcaaatagcattaaaagaaaaaactgttTCTG TGGTTGTTCAGAATACCAAAACCTTGGCATGGGAAGGGCCATCAGGATCTCCTGTAGAAGGAAAGGATCCACTGAAACTGTGCAAGAGCATTGAGCTCCCTAATTATTGCATGGGGATTTTAGTGATTGCtcctttaaaagaaaaacattttcaatatgtGCTCACTTGTTCACTG ttttttgttgttgtttatgggAAGGTGGAATTGCATGTTCATAAAAGCTCCTGGATAATTGAGACAGATGACTCGTTTATTGTACCATTAG GTAATGCATACAGCTTGAAAAATCTCTCCCATGAAAAAACTAAACTCATCTTCTTTGGTATTAAGAGGAATCCACCTATAGGAGAAATGGTTGTTTGA
- the LOC143244857 gene encoding centromere protein C-like isoform X1, translated as MKLANHEVKHKDISYRRSHTFVNKMKQIALKEKTVSVCAPRNLNKAVVVQNTKTLAWEGPSGSPVEGKDPLKLCKSIELPNYCMGILVIAPLKEKHFQYVLTCSLFFVVVYGKVELHVHKSSWIIETDDSFIVPLGNAYSLKNLSHEKTKLIFFGIKRNPPIGEMVV; from the exons ATATAAGTTATCGAAGAAGTCACacatttgtaaacaaaatgaagcaaatagcattaaaagaaaaaactgttTCTG TTTGTGCTCCAAGAAATCTCAACAAGGCAG TGGTTGTTCAGAATACCAAAACCTTGGCATGGGAAGGGCCATCAGGATCTCCTGTAGAAGGAAAGGATCCACTGAAACTGTGCAAGAGCATTGAGCTCCCTAATTATTGCATGGGGATTTTAGTGATTGCtcctttaaaagaaaaacattttcaatatgtGCTCACTTGTTCACTG ttttttgttgttgtttatgggAAGGTGGAATTGCATGTTCATAAAAGCTCCTGGATAATTGAGACAGATGACTCGTTTATTGTACCATTAG GTAATGCATACAGCTTGAAAAATCTCTCCCATGAAAAAACTAAACTCATCTTCTTTGGTATTAAGAGGAATCCACCTATAGGAGAAATGGTTGTTTGA
- the LOC143244857 gene encoding centromere protein C-like isoform X3, whose protein sequence is MKLANHEVKHKVCAPRNLNKAVVVQNTKTLAWEGPSGSPVEGKDPLKLCKSIELPNYCMGILVIAPLKEKHFQYVLTCSLFFVVVYGKVELHVHKSSWIIETDDSFIVPLGNAYSLKNLSHEKTKLIFFGIKRNPPIGEMVV, encoded by the exons TTTGTGCTCCAAGAAATCTCAACAAGGCAG TGGTTGTTCAGAATACCAAAACCTTGGCATGGGAAGGGCCATCAGGATCTCCTGTAGAAGGAAAGGATCCACTGAAACTGTGCAAGAGCATTGAGCTCCCTAATTATTGCATGGGGATTTTAGTGATTGCtcctttaaaagaaaaacattttcaatatgtGCTCACTTGTTCACTG ttttttgttgttgtttatgggAAGGTGGAATTGCATGTTCATAAAAGCTCCTGGATAATTGAGACAGATGACTCGTTTATTGTACCATTAG GTAATGCATACAGCTTGAAAAATCTCTCCCATGAAAAAACTAAACTCATCTTCTTTGGTATTAAGAGGAATCCACCTATAGGAGAAATGGTTGTTTGA